The Iamia sp. SCSIO 61187 genomic sequence CGGCGAGCTCCTTGTAGGTGACGAACGCGCCGTACTCGGTCGCCTTGTCCCGGAGGTACCGGTCAGCCGCGTCGACCCACCCGTCAAGTGCCTCGTCCCACGACACCCGCGACCCGTCCGAGACCCTCCACGTGCCCGGCTCGTCGTCGACCATCCAGCCCTCCTCGTCTTGGGAGCGACCCTAGTTCCGGGGCGGCACGTCCGAATCGTGTCCGGGTGCGCCCGACCCGGGCTGTCCCAGCACCGCAAGGACGCCGTCTTCTCCGGCGATGCGCCAAATCTGCCGGGACTCGCCCTCGCCTTCAAGCAGGCCGTTGCTCCACCGCTTCTCGGTCCGCAACCCTCGGGACCAGAACAGCGTGAGCCGCACCCGCCCCCGTGTCAGCTCGTCGCTGATCGCGCCGTGGGATGTCCTCTCGGTCGCACGTGCCCATCCGTGGGCATCGGCGACAGAGAGGACGTCGTCTCGCCGGTCGTGTCGAGCCTGGGTCACCCGCCGATCGTAGGATCACGTCCCCGCCCCGAACGGGGCGGGGACGCGTGCGGCGACCCGGCGTGTCTGCTGACAGCCGAGTCGCCGCAGGCTCACACGGCAGCGGCAGCGGCATCGAGCTCGGGGCGCAGGGTCCACCAGAACAGGTTGTCCTCACGCACCTCGCCGGTGGCGACGACGTGCCACCACATCGTCGAGCCGTCGGGCCGGGTGGAGGTCGCGTAGTCGGGGTCCACGATGGCCAACCCGTCAGCGAGGCGCCGCCCGAGACGGCCCATGGCGAGGTTGGCCCCCCCGTGGGCGTCGAAGCCGAGGTGCTCGGCGAGCATCCCCGCCGTGGCGGAGTTGTTGGGGAACGCCCGGAAGGCCTTGAGGAGGTTCCGGTCGTGTCCGGTGAGCTCCACGACCTCGAGGACCTGCCGCCAGGTGTCGACGGCGTCCCCCGGCGTCGAGGTCGCTGCGCTGACGGTGCGGTCTGCCCGGGCGGTGACCGCGTCACGGAAGAGCCGCACAGCGATCGGGTTGCTGGTGACACCCAGGGCCTGCCCATCGGCGGTCTTGTCCCCGCCGATCCACAGCGGCCGGCGGCCGACGCGACGGAACCGGGACCCGATCGCACGGAAGACCGGCGAGGCGGTGGTCCCCTCGGGGTACCCGGCGTTGGCCACCAAGAGGTTGGTCGGCGACCCGGGCTCGCTGACGACGCCGTGGAGGACATCGAGCTGGTTGTCGCTCAGGTCGTTGACGAGCCAGTGCATGGCGGCGACGTCGTCGTCGGTGTCCTCCCAGTCGGGCAGGTCCCAGGCGTCCTTGGGGCCATCGCTCGAACCGAACGGAGGCGTGTAGCTCCCGGTCGGCGCAGTGGCGTCGATGCTGTCGAGGTAGCGCTGCACGGTTGCCTGCACACCGGGGGCGTGCTTGGCCAGCACGACCAGGCGCAGCTCGACGAGGTCGTCGGGGTTGGTGGAGTTGAGGTTCACGGGGAGCCCTTCACAGGATCAGACGATGTGGCAGTCCTGATTATGTGAGGCCATACGCCCCGCTGTCAAGCACATAATCACACGATCCACCTTCCGTGATGCCTGCTCTCCACCTGTCCGCCGGTGGCGAGCGACTCCATCAACGCAAGACCGGGCCGCACTTGGCTGATTCACCCGGCCCGAGGACCTCGACGCCTGCCGTGCGCTCTGGTTCCTCTGGAGGCGAAGGGGTGTCCCGGGGCGGGCGTACCGTCGGCCAGATGTCGCAGAGCGATGGTTGCCCCGACGGCGCAAGCCTGGACGGTGGTGAGGAACCGACGCCGGACGCGCCGGTCGACCTGACGCGCGCGTTCAAAGGCCAGGTCGGACCCGAGGCCGCCTCAGGCAGTGCAAGTCCCCCCTCGCCCACCAGACCAGAGCGTTCAGCTCGGAGGGTCCCCGTGCCCAACGGCCGGGGGCCGGGGTGTCGCCCCCTTTGTCACAGGGCCTCGCGGCTGCCGTGCCGGGGACCGTGCCCGCCCGTCGAGGCCCACGGCTCGCAGCTCCGTGGTTGACTGGTGCGCTTGGACGGTTCGGGCGCCGGCAGGAGGGTGCCGCGGGTGGCGCGGCGACGCCGGGTGCTCGTCGGTGCCGCCGACATCCTGGTGGCGACGACCATCGTGGCGGTCGTGGCCGGCGCCGTCGTGGTGGTCGTGCGCCAACGCAGCGACGACGGTGCCGCCGCGGCCATCGCGGCGTGGGCGACCGACCGGGGCTCGGAGAGGGTGGCGTGGCCGCCGGAGCGGCGCGCCGCGGTGCCGGCCCTGCTCGCGTCCGGCGTCGTCCCGGTCCTGATCGACGCGGCCGCGCCCCCGCAGCAGTACGCCGTCGCCCGGACAGAGGTGGTGGTCACGAGGGTCGGGGAACCGGCGCCGGACCTCGTCGTGGAGTCGCATCGGGAGGGAGACCTGGTCGCGCACCGGGTCGACCTGGAGGAGGCCGGGACGGTCCCGCTCGAGGTGGGCGACACGGTCTCGGAGGAGATCTCCCGTCCCTATCGCTACGCGCCCCTGCGGCCGAGCACGTCCGTGCCACCCGGTGACGCGCTGGAACGAGAGCTCCACCTGGCGCCGGGCCGGTACGAGGTCGCGGTCGAGGCCTACGTGGGCATCGAGGACGATGACGCGACCACCTCCATCGTCGTCGTCCTCGTGCCCGCAGGAGGGGACCTCGTCGCCGACGGTGGCCAGGTGGGTCGGGTCGTCGAGGAGCCCCTCGTGGTCGAGCTCGTCATCCCCGAGGGGACCGGGCCGGGCACCCGCCTGGGCATCGGGCCCCTGGGCGACAGCGGCACGCCCACCCTGCTCGTCCACGGCTGGTCGGTGACCCGGGTGGCCGACCGGTGATCGAATGCCCCGCGGTGCGCCGGAGCGACCTCCTGCTCTTCGTCGCCGCCGCGCTGGTGCTGGTCGCGCTGTCGTCGGTGACGGCGTGGCGGCTGGACTACGCCCCGGACGAGACCTCCCACCTGACCGTGGTGGAGGTCGTCGCCGACGAACGGCGTCCGCTCACGTGGGAGGACACGCGGTACGGAGCGGACCGGGGCCACGCCTACCACCTCTACTCGCCGGTGGCCTACCTCCCCTACGTCCCGGCTCGGTGGGTCGCCGAGGCCGTCGGGCCCCTGGAGGGAGCAGCCCACCCGGACCGCGTGGTCGTCAGGTTCGGAGCCTGGTCGATCGCCGTGGCCCAGCTGGCGGCGACCTGGAGCCTCGTCCGGCGCGTCCTGCGCACCTCCTCGGCCCGCCTGGCCCTCGCCGTCGCCGTCGCCGTCAACCTGGTGCCGCAGCTGCGCTACATGCACGCCTACATCACCACCGACGGGATGACGGTCCTCGCCGCGACCGTCGCCGTGGCGGTCTCGGCGCGCGTGCTGCAGAGGCCGAGGGCCGAGGTCGTCGACGGGCTCCTGTGCGGGTTGGCGATCGCCCTGTGCGCGCACGTCCGCTACAACGCGCTCATCGTCGGCGCTGTGACGCTGCTGGCCCTGGCGTGGCGAGCGGCGCGCGCCGCCCAGCCATGGAGGCCTCGGCTGCGACCGCTCGGCGTCGCCCTCGCCGTCGCCCTCGTCCTGTCCGCACCGTTCCACCTGTGGGTGTACGAGGAGCAGGCCAACCGCCACGTGACCGCGAGCACTACGCACGAGCAGCTCCGGGAGTCGACGTTCCTCGGCCACCTCACCGAGGACGTCTCGACCGCCGAGCTGATCCGCATCCGCGGGGCCGAGGTCGACGAGGTCGGGGAGGGGATGTGGTTGCGCTTCCAGCGCTACCACAAGATCTCGGCCGCGATCTGGCGCGTGCTCGCCGTGCTCACGGTCCTCGGGGTCGTCGCCGCGCTCGCGTCCCGTCAGCTGACGCGAGCGATCAAGGTGCTGACCATCGTCCTCGTCGTCGCGTTCTTCGTGACCTGGGTCGCGATGGCGGCCCAGTGGCCGTTCACCGCCCATGGTCGGTTCCTGCTCCCCGTCGGTCTGCCCATCGTCGCCATCGCCGCATCCGGGTACACCGCCCTGCTGGGTGAACGGTCTCGGATCCCCGCCGTGGTC encodes the following:
- a CDS encoding glycosyltransferase family 39 protein, translating into MRRSDLLLFVAAALVLVALSSVTAWRLDYAPDETSHLTVVEVVADERRPLTWEDTRYGADRGHAYHLYSPVAYLPYVPARWVAEAVGPLEGAAHPDRVVVRFGAWSIAVAQLAATWSLVRRVLRTSSARLALAVAVAVNLVPQLRYMHAYITTDGMTVLAATVAVAVSARVLQRPRAEVVDGLLCGLAIALCAHVRYNALIVGAVTLLALAWRAARAAQPWRPRLRPLGVALAVALVLSAPFHLWVYEEQANRHVTASTTHEQLRESTFLGHLTEDVSTAELIRIRGAEVDEVGEGMWLRFQRYHKISAAIWRVLAVLTVLGVVAALASRQLTRAIKVLTIVLVVAFFVTWVAMAAQWPFTAHGRFLLPVGLPIVAIAASGYTALLGERSRIPAVVVPAAVAAGLGSLLLDGIRALR